CGGCGACCGCGGTCATCTTGCGCACGCCGAGGGCGGAGGACAGCTCGTTGGCGATGAGCCAGCCCTTGACCGCGTACAGGTCGCGGCCCAGGTGGGCCCACTCGGCGTGGCTGAGGCCGCTGAGCTTGGCGATCTCCAGGCGCAGCCGGTCGCCGGTGGGCCGGCCGGCGCGGCGCGCGTCGCGCACCTCGTGGCCCAGCAGCACCAGCCGTTCGGCGATGGTCTCCACCAGCGCGTCCTCGGTGGGCAGGTCCCCGTGGTCGCCCACGTACGGGCTGACCACGCGGAACAGCGCTTCGAGCACTCCCTCGGCGATGAGTTCGTCGTCGAGGGTGGCGGTGGCGACCGGGTCGAGGACGGCCGCCGTGGGCCGCAGTGCGGTGCCCATCACGAGCCGCTTGCCGTGGCGGGGGTAGCCGAGGCAGGCGACCCCGCTGGACTCGGTGCCGGTGCCGACTGTGGTGGGGACGGCGACCAGCGGGAGCCCGTGCGCGGTGCCGGGGCCCAGGACCATCAGCCCGCTGCGCTGCGGCACCGTGAGGCGGGCGTACGCGTCGGGGTTGGTGCGGAACAGGGCGGCCAGCTTGGCCTGGTCCAGGAGGGAGCCGCCGCCGATGCCGACGATCAGCTCGGTGTCCGCCAGCCGGCCGGCGAGTTCGGCGACCGTCTCCAGGTCCCCGGGGCCGGACAGTTCCAGCACCCGGGTGCGGTGGCGGTCCCCGGCGAGCAGGGCGCGGACCCGGTCCGTGACCGGGGCGGCGGCGACCGCTTCGTCCACGAGTACGGTGACCCGTCGCTCGGGGCGGCCGGTGAACCAGGCGCCCAGGCTGTCGCAGCCGATCAGCTGCTGGGCCGGGGGCCGCCAGCCGGCGCTCACGCCAGGGCCTCGGCGGCGAGGGCTTGCGCCGCCGGGGCGGCGGTCCGTGCCAGGTGGATGTCCAGTCCGGCGGTGACGCAGGCCAGCAGTTCCGTGAGGTCGGCGTCGGTGTAGGTGAGGGCGGGGAAGAGCTGCACCCCGTTGACCCCGGGGTGCACGATGGCGCCGGCCTCCCGGACCGCCCGCACCAGGGCGTGCACCTGATCCTGCGGGAAGGGGGTCCCGTCCGGGTCGCACAGCCGGACGGAGCGGAAGAGGCCCAGGCCGGTGGTGGCCGCCACCCGGGGGTGGTCGGCGACGAGCGCGGCCAGTTCGGTGTCCAGCCGGGCCGACAGCCGCCGGCCGAGGGCGACCGCGTCGAGGCGGCGCATCTCGTCGAGGGTGGCGAGGATGGTGGCGCAGGTGACCGGGGTGCCGGCCTGGGTCTCCCCGTGGGTGAGGACCGCGCCGGCCTCGGTGAAGGCCGCCGCCACCCGGCGGGAGGCGATCACGACGGCCGCCGCGCTGGTGCCGTTGGTGAGTCCCTTGGAGGAGACGAGCAGGTCGGGCTGTTCGGCCCACTGCTGGGAGGCGAAGAGGCTGCCGGTGCGGCCGAAGCCGGTGGCGACCTCGTCGGCGACCAGCAGGAAGCCGTGCTCCCGGCGCAGCCGCAGCAGTTCCCCGAGGTACTCCTCGGTGAGGGGGACGGCCCCGCTGCCGAGCACCGGCTCGACGACGACGGCGGCGATCTGGCCGCCCTGGCGGGCCATGAGCGTGCCCAGCTCGGCCGGGTCGTTGGGGGCGACGTGGCGGACGAGCCGCTGGTCGACGCCGTAGAGCTGCTGGCCGAGGTCGTCGCCGGTCAGGGCGAAGCTGCCGTAGGTCAGGCCGTGGTAGCTGCCGCGCAGGCCGACGACCACCTTGCGCTGCGGCTGTTCGCGCAGTGCGTGGTACTGCCGGGCGACCTTCATGACCAGGTCGTTGGCGGCGCCGCCGGAGGTGGAGAACAGCACCCGGCCGTAGTGTCCGGGGCCGGCCGCCTCGACCAGTGCCTCGGCGGCGCGCCGGGCGTAGGAGTTCTCGTAGCGGAAGACGGAGAGGTACGAGGCCTCGCGCAGGGCCTGCGCGGCGGCGCGGGCGATCTCCTCGTTGCCGTAGCCGATGTTGGTGTTCCACAGGCCGCTGGAGCCGTCGAGCAGTTCGCGTCCGTCGGCGAAGCGGACCCGTACGCCCTGGGCGGAGACCGCGCAGAGGTCGTCGCGGCCCTGGTCCTGCGGTACGGTCAGGGACGGCCACAGGGGGTGGTGGCCGGGGGGTGTCGTCTCGTTCACGGGGTCACCTCCGTCTCCAGGAGTACGTCGTGGTGGCGCTCGCCCACGGCGGGCAGCGGGTGCCGGGAGCGGACCGAGAACCCGGCGGCGGCCAGTTCGGCCTCCAGCAGTTCGGCGGGCAGGACGCCGATGGTGGTGGTGCAGACCTGCACGGGGCCTGTCGCGGCCGTCACGGCGGGGAAGAGGGTGACGGTGCGGCTGCCCGCGTCGGGGGTCCAGTGCTCGAAGAGCCGGTAGGCGCGGCCGCTGTCGGTCACGATCTCCATGTCGACCTCGGCGGGACCGGACGCGGTGGCGGTCATGTCGACCGTCGAGAGGAGGAACCGGCCGCCGGGCTCGAGGTGTTCGCGCACCGCCCGGTAGAGGCCCTGGCGACCCTCGGCGTCGAGCAGGGAGATCGTGGTGGTGCCCAGCACGATCGCACCGAAGCGCCGGCCGAGGGCGAAGTCGCTCATGTCGGCCCGTACGGGCAGGCAGCGCCCGCGCAGGGCGGGCGGGGCGTCCGCGAGCCGCCGGTCAAGCAACTCCAGCATGTACGGGGAGAGTTCCAGCGCGGTGACCTCGCGGCCCAGCGCCAGCAGGGGCAGCGTCAGGCGTCCGGAGCCGGCCGCCAGGTCGAGCACGGGGCCCGGGATGCGGCGGACCAGGGCGAGCAGCTCGCGCACCTCGTGGGTGCCGGTGCCGGCGAGGTCGTGGTAGACGGAGGCGCCGACCGCGTCGTACAGGTCGCACAGCACGGCCCGCTCACCGAGGGAGGCCAGCAGCTCGCCGGCCCGTCCGGGGACGTCGGCGGGGGTGGGGAGGCGGTGGCCCGCCTCCGACATGGGTGTCGTCGTCAGTGTCGTGGTCATGGTCGTCATGGCGGTCAGTGCCCCGCCGTCACGAGTTCGCGGGCGCTGTCACCGGCCGCGCACAGGGTGATCCCGGCGTCCGCGAAGTACGCCGCGACCTGCTCCAGTCCGGCCCGGTCGGCGTAGACGGAGCCCGCCGCGACCGAACCGGCCACCAGCAGCACCTCGGCGAGGGCGGCGGCGACCGGGTCGAGGCCGAAGGTGCGCCCGCTCGCCGGGTCGTGGACGAAGGCGCTCTCGCCCGACCACAGCAGCAGCGGCAGCAGCGCGTCGGTGGTGTCCATCGCCTCGTCGGCCGGTACGGAGGCCGCGGCGGCGCCGAGGCGCCCGCCGAAGCCGGAGACCTTCACGTCGGCCAGGCCGCGGGCCCGCAGGTCGCGGACGGCGCCGACCGCGGCGAGGTAGCGCCCCAGCCAGGGGCGCTCGGCGGCCGGTCCCTGCCCGGCGGCGGCCTGCGACAGCAGCCAGCGGGTCTCGACCTGCTCCAGGGTGTCCTCGCCGAGGACGCCGATCCGGGCGCCGCCCGGGGCGGTGGACAGGACTCCGTCCTGGTCGGCGTAGAGCCTGCGACGCGGGCCGTCGCCGGCCGTACCGGCGCCGAGGGCGGGCAGGTCGGCGAGCTGGATGACGGGGTTGGTCAGGAAGTCGGGGAAGTCCCCCGCCTGCCGGGCCTGGTCGGCGTCGGCGAGGTAGGCGCTCTGGTCCATCTCGTCGGCGACGCGGATCAGGGTGGGGCCGACGACCGACATGTAGGCGCTGATGCCGTAGTTCTGGATCTGGAGGTAGAAGTCGGTGCCGAGGGAGCATTCGGCGCCGGGCTCGCTCAGGGAGCCCTCGTAACCGGCGATGACGGGCCCCTGCGGCGTGTCCGTGTCCTCGGCGTGGCCGGGGGTGAACACCACGGAGCGCGGGCCGACGAGATCCGAGCCGAGCAGCGTGGAAAGGTGCTCCGGATTCTCCAGGACGACCGTCGCGGCGCCCTCCGCGGAGAGTTCCGCGCCCGGCTTTCCCGTACCCCAGAGCATCAGATGCCGTTTGATTCCCGCCATGACTCCCCCTTGAAGTAATGCGAAGCGATTCGAAGCGATTCGGTGAACGCGCAGCACGCGTCGGTCAGGCGCCGGACCAAGGCCGGGCGAAGGCCAAAACAGGGCCTTGGGCGCAGGGCCGGGCGCAGGGCCGGGCCAAGGCCAAACACAGGGCCGGGCGCAGGGCCGGACCATGGCCAAAAACCGGGCCGGGCCTGGGCTAGGCCAGGGCGGACAGAATCGTCCTGAGTTCTTCGGTGGCCGCCTGCGGGCCGTAGAGATTGGCCACGCCGGTGACGTTCAGGACGACCTCGTCGACGCCGGCCTCCTCGTACTCCTTCAGCTGCGCGAGGAGTTCCGCGAGGTCGCCGCAGAGGAATCCGCGGCCTTCGGCCAGGGCGCGGGCGTCCGCTTCCCGGTCCGTGCCGGTGATGCCGATCCCGGACTTGCGGAGCATGTCGATGTAGTGCGGAAGTCCCAGGTGCGCGGAGTTGCTGGCCAGCGCGATCTCACCCGCTGTCCGGTCGGGCCGGGCGAGCGCCAGCGGCACCATGGCCGTCAGCCGGGGCACCGGCCGGCCGGCCTTCTCCGCGCCTTCGCGCAGCGCCGGCAGCACGGTGTCCCGCAGGTAGGCGGCCGGGGTCAGCCAGGTGATCGCCACGTCGGCGACCTCCCCGGCGAGCCGGGCCATCGCGGGCCGCAGTACGCCGAGCCCCAGCTCCACCGGGGCGGAGGGGAAGGGCGCGAGCTGCGCGTCGCAGGTGACGTACTCGCCCGCCATCTGCACGTGCCGGCCGGCCAGCAGGCCGCGCACCGCCGTCAGGTACTCGCGGGCCGCGGTGAGCGGACTGCGGTACGGGGCTCCGAGCAGGGCCTGCTGGAGGGACGGCGCCCCGGGCCCGAAGCCGGCGGTCACCGGCTGCCCGGTGGCCAGGGCCAGCGAGCGGGCCTGGACGGCGGCCTCGTAGGGGTGGCGCAGTGGCATCAGCGTCACGCCCAGCCCGGTCGGGACCCGGAAGCCGGCTCCGGCCGCGTGGACGAACCCGTGGTGGGGTTCGACCATCAGGGACTGTCCCTGCCAGAGCCGCTCCGCGTGGGTCCAGTGGACGAGGCCGGCGTAGGGGAGGATCTGTTCCGGCCGGCGCGGCAGGAACGGTATGAGTACCGAGTATGCGGTCATGGTGTCGCGCTCCCCTCTTCCTTCCTCGTTCGTTCGCTCTGTCTGTCCGTTAAACCCAGTCGAAGGTCTCGCGCCGGTCGAAGGCCGGCTTCAGGGGCTTCAGGGACCCGGTGCAGTCGGCGATGCTCTCGGCGTTTCCGGCGTTCCCGGATTCCACGACGGAGAGGAAGCAACGGGCCTTGTCGGACACCGGGCCGGACGCGGTGAGCGTGTCCTGGGCCGGCGGGTGGATGAAAGGCCCGCCGAAGACGAGTCCGGCCGCGACCGCGAATCCCGCGATGACCGAAGCGAATCGCGTCCGCCTTGCGAGCGTGGTCTTCTCCATTGCTTCCCCCTGTGTTGATCGTCGTTGTTCCGACAAGGAGAAGACTGCCGATCAAAGGGCGCGCGTTCGAGCGGTTTCGGACGCAGCTTCCTGCGTTCCTCCGTGCAACAAGCTGCACGTCGGGTGGAACCGGGAGCGGTGGGATCGCTTCCGTTACTCATGGTCAGCCGGTGTCCGCGTTCGTATGATCAGCCCACCGTGCTGACCACACGGGGCACCATCACTAGGGGGAACCATTGCGCACCGGAAGCCTCACCCACCTGGGGATATCACCAGAGGACGAAGACCTGTACCGATGCCTGCTCCGTCTCACGGAAGGCACACCCACCGTCCTGGCCGGCCACCTCGGCCGGCCCGTTCCGGAAGTGGAGGAGGGGGCGGGGCGGCTGGAGTCGATGGAGCTGACCTCCCTGGCCGACAACGGCAGCATCCGGCCAGCCCCGCCGGCGATCGCCGTACAGCGGCTGATCGACCTGCGGCTGCGGGAGCTGCGCGAGGAACTGCGGCGGGTGGCGGCCGAGCAGCGGGTCGTGGAATCGCTGCTGGCGGAGCGTGACGCGGTACGTCCGGTCGCGCGCGAGGCGTCGGAGCGGCCGGCCATCGAGCGGGTAGAGGGGACGCCCAACGTCCGGGCGGTGATCGACGAGCTGACGTTCTTCACCCGTGAGGAAGGGCTGACCACCCAGCCGCACGGGGCGCTCAGCCCGGCCAGCATCGAGGCGTCCCGGCCGCTGGACGCCCGGATCCTGCGGCGCGGCATCCGGATGCGCACGATCATGCGCCCGGCGGCGGTGGAGGACGCGCCGACGCTGGCCTACCTCCAGGAGATCTCGGCGATGGGGGCGGAGATCCGGATCTCGGACAAGCCGCTGGAGCGGATGCTGGTCTTCGACCGGGCGGCCGCGCTGACCCCGATCGATCCGCAGAACCCGCGCCTGGGCGCCCTGGTGATCCGGGAGACGGGGCTGGTGGCCAACCTGGTCTCGCTGTTCGAGCGGATGTGGTCGGACTCCGTCCCCCTGGAGGAGGCGGTCGCGGCCCGGCAGGGCCCGGAGGGCGAGCTGAGCGTGATCGAGCGCAAGGTGCTGGCCACCATGTACCAGGCGGAGAAGGACGAGAGCGGGGCCCGCGAGGTGGGGGTGTCGGTCCGTACGTACCGCAAGTACGTGGCGGACCTGATGCAGCGCCTGGGCGCGACGAACCGCTTCCAGGCAGCCCTCCTGGCCCGCGACCACGGCTGGATCTGAGGGACCGCCCGGTGGGCATGTGAGGACCCGACACGGGTCGGGTCCTCCAAGGTCCTTCAGTCGAGGATTCCGCTCAGACAGTCGCGCCGATCTTCTGGGAGAACCTGCGCAGCCCCGGCATCTCCGGGTTCATCACCAGCAGCTCCGAGGCGATGGCCCTCACCTTCGGCCGGGTCGCCTCCTCGGGTGCGTACGAGGCCAGAGCACGCAGGGCGTGAAACGCCTTCTCCGGCTCGCCGAGACCCTGCCACACGCGGGCAACGTCCATGCACATCCGGCCCCGCCTCTCCGCGTTCGGCAGTCGGCGGGGGTCGATCTTCTCCGCGTGATTCAGCGCCTGGTCGTCCTCGCCGAGCGCGTGGTGAACCGAGATCCGGAAGACCTTCGTCTGGTCCTGGCCGAAGACGCCCGGGATGTAGAGGCGCTGAGCGGCGCTCTCCCGGCGCTTGGCGGTCTCCTCAGCCTGCCCGATCAGCTCCATGGCCTGCCCCCGCCAACCGGCCTGCGCGGCACTGTACGAGGCCGTCAGCATCAGCGTCCCCCGCATGGCCAGTTCTTCGGACCGGCTACCGAGCCGGTCCGCTGCCTGCCGAAGATGGTCGATGGCCGCCTGATACTCCCCGCCGCGCCGCAGCGTGACGCCCATCGAGTGCGCCGCCTCCCCCATCACCACCGCATGGCCCGTCAGCTCCGCCTGCGCACGGGCCCGCTCGGCCGCGATACCGGCGAACGGACCCTGGTAGTTCTTGATCGCGAGCTGGGCGAGCAGCACGTATGCGCGGGCTGCGATGTCGTGGGCCTGCGACGCCAGGGAGCCAGAGATCAGCGACGGCAGGGTGCGGCTCAGCCTGCTGTACTGCGCCTCCTGGAACACCGTCCGGGCCTCGGTCAGCGCAGCCGCAAGCGACGCTCGGGACGTCGGCCGCGCCTCGGGCAGACGGAACAGCGACCGCTCCACCAGCTCCTTGGGATCGGCAGCGGCTGCGGCGGCCGTGCCGGGCAGAGCGGCGGCGATACCGACTCCCAGACCGAGCGTAAGCACGTTTCGGCGGTGCACGTCATCCCCTTCGAGTCCGACATCAGCAGCAGTCAGGCCCAGGACACCACACAAAGCGGCCAGCGCGGCATGGTCCGGCTGGATCTTCCCGGCTTCTACCCGCGACAGCCAGGAACCGGAGTATCCGACGTCCTTACCCACTTCCCCTTGCGACAGTCGTTTGGCGCTCCGAGCCTGCCGCAGCACATCCCCCAGCGAATCGCCCATGCACAGAGTGTGCCGATCCATGCACAGCCTTTGCAGACCCTCCGTCAGACATCGTCCGAACGGGTCTGGACGGCTTCACTGGCCATACCACCACTTCGGATAGGAGCGAGTGCCTTGAACGAGCCCCTCCCCCGTCGAACCCCGCTGGCCCGACAGCTCGAAGGCCAGCCCGACGCGCGCATTCCGTGGGACGCCTTCGCCGTCGAGGCCGACGTCACCAGCCAGTACGGCCAGCCCTCCCCGGCCCTGATCGCGAGGGCGAGGCGCGGCTGGCGCAAACTCGGCGACCTGCACGCCCGCACCGACACGGCCGGCGAGGACGGTACGGCGTGAGCGAGCCCCCTTCCTGGCTCTACGAGGGCGCCCGCGTCCTCGACCCCGCCAAGGACCGCGAAGGGATCATCCAGTTCATCGGCGAGTGGGAGGACCCGCAGACGCGGCGCGTCATCCCCCGCGCGATCTTCCTGCGCCCCGAGGGCGGCGGTGTCGAGTGGGTCGTCGCCGACCACCAGGCGCTCCGCCAGACCGACGCCCGCTGAACACCCAGACTCGAGCCATCCGGTGATCCTGGGCTCCCCGGCTCTCACGCGCGCCCCATGTACGCCACAGTGGGGGACCGCCCACACCGCAGGAGGATCCCGTGCACAAGCTGATCGCCCGTATCTGGCGCATCATCCGTGGCCCCATGCAGTGGCGTGTCCTGTGGCTGGCACACGCGAAATTCATGGTCGGCGTCACCGGCATCGTCCGCGACGACCAGGGGCGCGTCCTGCTGCTGCGCCACCGCATGTGGCCCGAAGGCCGCCAGTGGGGCCTGCCCACCGGCTACGCCGTCAAGGGCGAGGAATTCGGCGCCACCGTGGCCCGCGAGGTCAAGGAGGAGACCGGACTCGACGTCAAGGCCGGCCGCCTGGTGAACCTGAACAGCGGATACAAACTGCGCGTCGAGGTCGCCTACGAGGCTTCGTTCGTCGGCGGCGAAATCACCACCGACTCGTTCGAGATTCTGGAGGCACGATGGTTCTCCCCGGACGAACTGCCCAGCGGGCTGCAGGAGTCCCACCGGGCGCTGATCCTCGGGACAGCGGCCTGACCCTGGCCCCGAACGAGCACGCCATCGACCCCACGGGGGAGCTGGCCGGCCGACTGCTCGTACTGCGTACCGAGGACACCCTCACCCCCCAGCACCCCGGCATCCGGTTCCTGCCGCTCCCCTCCGCCCTGGCCGAATGGCGGACCGCCGGACACGACATGCACCCTTTCCACGAAGGGGTGGAGCTGCTGCGCCTGCGGTACCGCGAGTTGGGCATGACCCGGCTGCTTCCGCCGGAGCGCGTGGTGATCGGGACCGAGTCCGCCGACACGGCCGCATGGGGAGGCTTCCACCACCCCAACCAGGGTTACCGGCACCTCCAGATGCGCGCCCTCATCACGATGTACGGGCCGCTGACCAGTACGCCGCAGAACCCGCCCCTGGCCGCGCTCGACCTGCTCCGCTCCTACGCCCACGACTGCCTCCACTACGGCTCGTACCGCAGCTACCGCCTTCGTAACGGCGAGATCGTCCGGAGCCAGTAGGGCGTCAACTTCCGCCGCCCCGACGGGCGCACCTACTCGGCGCCGGACACCGTCGACACACCAGGCACGCGCAATCTCGGCGTCGTCATGGAAGGGGCCTGCGACTGGGAGGCACGCGCCATCACCCGGCAGGCCGCCGAGCGGTGCGGCATCCAGGAACCCGGCGGACCGGACCGCTTCGCCTACCGCGACTCGACCGGACGCCTGGACGCCGCAGATGTCCGGCAGCTCACCTCCGGGCATGGTCTCGCACCCCAGGCCGGCGCCGCCCGGTTCCGCACCCCGTCGTACTGACGACCAAGGCCCCGCTTCATGCCTACCGGCGGAAGCGGGGGGCGTCGTCTTGGAACCCCTAGCCTGGGGCGCATGAGCAGCAGCAGCGAGTTCCATGAGGTCCTGCACTCCCTGCGGGTGTGGGACAGCCCGCTCCCCGGCTTCGATGCCGCGGCCGCGCCCGGGGAGCCGCTCGCCCTGTTCCGGGAGTGGTTCGTCCACGCCGCCCGGGCGGGGCAGCCCGAGCCGCACACGATGAGCCTGGCGACGGTGGACTCCGAGGGGCGGCCCGACGTACGCGTGCTCATGCTGCACGACGCCGACGAGCGCGGCTGGCACTTCGCCTCGCACTCCACGAGCGCCAAGGGCCGCCAGCTGGCGGGGCGGGCCGAGGCGGCGCTGTGCTTCTACTGGCCGTCGGTGGCGCGGCAGGTGCGGATCCGGGGCCGGGTCCTCGTGTGCGGGCCCGAGGAGAGCCGGGCGGACCTGGCGGTGCGCTCGCGCGGGGCGCTGGCGGCCGCGCTGACGGGGCGGCAGAGCGAGGTGCTGGGCTCGGGCGAGGAGCTGGTGCGGGCCTCGGCGGCGGCGTGGGAGCGGGCGGGGGCGGAGCCGGACGCGCCGGCGCCGACCTGGACGCGGTACGTACTCGAGCCCGCCGAGGCCGAGTTCTTCCAGGGCGACGCCGCGCGGCGGCACATCCGCCTGCGCTACCGGCGCACCGCCGGGGGCGCGTGGCTGCGGGAGCTGCTCTGGCCCTAGGGAGTCATCCCGTACGGCCGGAAGACCGCCAGCCAGACCCCCTCCGCCGCCTCCCGGAAGGAGACGCGCAGGGGCATGCCGACGCGGAGGTCCTCGTACGGGCAGTCGACGACCTCGGTCATCATCCGGGGTCCCTCCGCGAGGTCGACGACGGCCGCCGCGTAGGGGACGCGCGTACCGAAGGGCGGGAGGTCGTTGCGGTGGACCACCGACCAGGTGTAGAGCGTCGCGCGGCCGCTCGCCGGCTCCCAGGTCACCCGGTCCTCGCCGGCCCAGCACGAGGGGCAGAACTCGCGCGGGTAGTGGTGGGCGCGCCCGCAGTCGGCGCAGCGGCGCAGCAGCAGGCGGCCTTCGGCGGCGGCGTCCCAGTAGGGGCGGGTGAACTCGTCCGTCTCGGGGAGGTCGTACCGTACGGCGCTCAAAGGAGGATTCCGATCGTCGCGTCGAGGGACCAGGTCTGCCAGGACAGGGTGAGGAGCGCGACGAGCGAGATGAGCGCCATCATCGCGTTCTGCCCCTGCTCGGCCCAGTCGTGGATCATCAGGACCAGGTAGAGCAGGTTCAGCAGCAGCCCGCCGACGAGGGCGACCGGGGTGAGGAAGCCGAGCACCAGGCCGAGCCCGAGCGCGAGTTCGGCGTAGACGACCACGTACGCCATCAGCTTGGGCCTCGGCTGGACGACCTTCTCGAAGCCGCTCTTCACGAAGGGCCAGCGGTGCTTGCCGGCGACGTCGGCGGCCCAGGCGATGCCCGTGCCGCGCTCGAACCAGCCCTTCTTGTCCTTGTGCCGCCAGCTCTCCAGCCACCACAGGCCGAGGCCTATCCGCAGCACGGCGAGCCATTCGGCCCCGGTGAGCCAGACGGTCTGCATGGGGCGCCCTCCATCATTTGATCTGACGGTACGTCAGTTCAGCCGATCGGGGTCGATCCCGCAAGGCACCCCTGGTGCTTTGGGGCGAAACCCGCCGCCGAAGCCGAGCCGCGATGTCCGACCCGGGATGGTTTGTGCTGATCTATGGCGGGCGCCAGCGGCGCCGTCTGTCACTCAGCAGCGAAAGGTGCATGTTCGTGAGTCGAGGAACATACGGGCCGAACCGGGCGCGGCGGCTGCGCGCGCTCTCCACTCTGGGCGCGATGGGTCTGGTCGCCGGACTCGCTTCCGGCATGCTGGCCCCACCGGCCGGCGCCGACCCGGCCCCCACGGCGGCGGTCGCGGAGAACCCGCACGGCAAGAACCCCGTCGCGTGCGACGGGCAGGTCTACGTCTCCTTCGGCAACCCGGAGGACCAGCTCTACACCGCCGACAGAGGCCCCGGGGCGGTCCAGTTCTCGCCACTGGGCGACCCGACGCCGTTCCTCTACAACGCCATCGGGGTCAACCCGGAGGACCGCTTCCTCTACGGGACCAGCTTCGGCGGCGCGGACAACGAGCTGATCCGGTTCGACGGCCACGGGAAGTTCACCAACCTCGGCCCCATCGAGGGCCTGCCGTCCGACCTCTACATCTCGGGCACGTTCGACGACGAGGGCAACTACTACATCCTGGCCGACAACAACCGGCTCATCTACCGGGTCGGGATCGACCACCACGGCAAGGCCTCGGTGACGGGGACCATCGACGTCGAGGAGCTGGAGGACCAGGCCCTCGACATCTTCGACATCGCCTTCCGTGACGGGTTCCTGTGGGGCTCCACCGAGGCGGGCGCCATCGCCCGCATCGACATCGCCAACGAGAGCGTGGACTTCTTCCCCGGCGTCCTGCCCGGCGGCGAGGACTTCGGCGGCGTCTTCGTCTACGGCAACGGCGACCTCGGCTTCTTCCGCAATTCCGGCACGCTCCACCGGCTGCACGTGAAGAACGCCGCCGCCGCCAGCCCCGAGTTCACCGTCCTGTCCGTGCAGGACACCACCCCGGCGACGAACCTCGACGCCACCTCCTGCTTCCTCGACTCCTCCGCCGACCTGGCAGTGCACAAGCGCGCCCCCAAGACCGTCGAGTCGGGCGCGACGGTGACCTACCGCATCACCGTGCGCAACGAGGGCAAGGAGGGGAAGAAGGGCAAGAAGGGCGGCGACTCCTCCGGCTGGTCCCTGACCGACCGCATCCCGTCGCAGATCCTGAACCCCGCCACGACGACCGAGGGGTGCACGATCACCGACGGCACCCTCTCCTGCACGGGCGGACCGCTGCAGAAGGGCCACCACGAGCAGATCACGGTGACGGGGACCGCCGCAGAGGTGACGGAGGCCACCACCGTGTC
The Streptomyces sp. NBC_00091 genome window above contains:
- a CDS encoding NUDIX domain-containing protein, giving the protein MHKLIARIWRIIRGPMQWRVLWLAHAKFMVGVTGIVRDDQGRVLLLRHRMWPEGRQWGLPTGYAVKGEEFGATVAREVKEETGLDVKAGRLVNLNSGYKLRVEVAYEASFVGGEITTDSFEILEARWFSPDELPSGLQESHRALILGTAA
- a CDS encoding Zn-ribbon domain-containing OB-fold protein, with the translated sequence MSAVRYDLPETDEFTRPYWDAAAEGRLLLRRCADCGRAHHYPREFCPSCWAGEDRVTWEPASGRATLYTWSVVHRNDLPPFGTRVPYAAAVVDLAEGPRMMTEVVDCPYEDLRVGMPLRVSFREAAEGVWLAVFRPYGMTP
- a CDS encoding DUF11 domain-containing protein — encoded protein: MSRGTYGPNRARRLRALSTLGAMGLVAGLASGMLAPPAGADPAPTAAVAENPHGKNPVACDGQVYVSFGNPEDQLYTADRGPGAVQFSPLGDPTPFLYNAIGVNPEDRFLYGTSFGGADNELIRFDGHGKFTNLGPIEGLPSDLYISGTFDDEGNYYILADNNRLIYRVGIDHHGKASVTGTIDVEELEDQALDIFDIAFRDGFLWGSTEAGAIARIDIANESVDFFPGVLPGGEDFGGVFVYGNGDLGFFRNSGTLHRLHVKNAAAASPEFTVLSVQDTTPATNLDATSCFLDSSADLAVHKRAPKTVESGATVTYRITVRNEGKEGKKGKKGGDSSGWSLTDRIPSQILNPATTTEGCTITDGTLSCTGGPLQKGHHEQITVTGTAAEVTEATTVSNTATVFGDDADPHKANNTDTATTEITPRPQS
- a CDS encoding DoxX family membrane protein, translating into MQTVWLTGAEWLAVLRIGLGLWWLESWRHKDKKGWFERGTGIAWAADVAGKHRWPFVKSGFEKVVQPRPKLMAYVVVYAELALGLGLVLGFLTPVALVGGLLLNLLYLVLMIHDWAEQGQNAMMALISLVALLTLSWQTWSLDATIGILL
- a CDS encoding pyridoxal 5'-phosphate synthase encodes the protein MSSSSEFHEVLHSLRVWDSPLPGFDAAAAPGEPLALFREWFVHAARAGQPEPHTMSLATVDSEGRPDVRVLMLHDADERGWHFASHSTSAKGRQLAGRAEAALCFYWPSVARQVRIRGRVLVCGPEESRADLAVRSRGALAAALTGRQSEVLGSGEELVRASAAAWERAGAEPDAPAPTWTRYVLEPAEAEFFQGDAARRHIRLRYRRTAGGAWLRELLWP